The following proteins are encoded in a genomic region of Paenibacillus sp. FSL H3-0469:
- a CDS encoding PhoH family protein — protein sequence MSEQTTSIQISLHNAGEAQSLFGPQDGFLKIIEKEIPAVINSREAEITIRGTEREVDMLGQLFNVLLSLVRGGYILSERDVQYAVELAKDFRADQLLDLFKGEITTTFRGKPIRVKTIGQKHYVSTIKKRDIVFGIGPAGTGKTYLAVVLAVTALKEGSVKRIVLTRPAVEAGENLGFLPGDLQEKVDPYLRPLYDALYDVMGPDQVAKALERGLIEIAPLAYMRGRTLEDAFIILDEAQNTTPEQMKMFLTRLGFGSKMVITGDVTQIDLPRGKKSGLIEAKTILSGIEELGFVYFAEQDVVRHSLVQKIIVAYDRSAENLQ from the coding sequence TTGTCAGAACAGACTACAAGCATTCAAATATCTTTGCACAATGCGGGAGAAGCGCAATCCCTGTTCGGCCCGCAGGACGGATTCCTGAAAATCATTGAGAAAGAAATTCCGGCAGTTATTAACTCACGCGAGGCCGAAATTACAATTCGCGGTACGGAGCGGGAAGTGGACATGCTGGGCCAGCTCTTCAACGTGCTGCTGTCACTCGTACGCGGGGGTTATATATTGAGCGAACGCGATGTGCAGTATGCCGTGGAGCTGGCGAAGGATTTCCGTGCCGACCAGCTGCTGGACCTGTTCAAGGGCGAGATTACAACCACCTTCCGCGGCAAGCCGATTCGTGTCAAGACGATTGGCCAGAAGCATTATGTGAGCACCATCAAAAAGCGTGATATCGTCTTCGGCATCGGCCCGGCGGGCACAGGCAAGACTTATCTGGCTGTGGTCCTCGCGGTGACGGCGCTGAAGGAAGGCTCGGTCAAACGGATCGTGCTTACGCGCCCGGCTGTAGAGGCCGGGGAGAACCTGGGCTTCCTCCCGGGAGATTTGCAAGAGAAGGTAGATCCGTATCTGCGGCCGCTCTACGACGCCTTGTACGACGTTATGGGGCCTGATCAGGTGGCGAAGGCGCTGGAGCGCGGGCTGATCGAGATTGCACCGCTTGCCTATATGCGCGGACGTACGCTGGAGGATGCTTTTATCATCCTTGATGAAGCGCAGAATACCACGCCCGAACAAATGAAAATGTTCCTCACCCGTCTGGGCTTCGGCTCCAAGATGGTCATCACGGGCGATGTGACCCAGATCGATTTGCCGCGCGGCAAGAAGTCAGGGCTGATCGAAGCCAAAACGATTCTTTCCGGTATCGAGGAGCTTGGCTTTGTCTACTTCGCTGAGCAGGACGTTGTCCGTCATTCCCTTGTACAGAAAATTATCGTTGCCTATGACCGCTCTGCCGAAAACCTCCAATAA
- the ybeY gene encoding rRNA maturation RNase YbeY, producing the protein MSLSVVWNNEQDEHEINGDLIELLERLLRAAGEAEGIDSGEVDLTFVNNERIHELNLEYRGIDRPTDVLSFAMNEAGEDELEIKYDLAEEDEELEEVPNVLGDIIISVTRAQEQAEEYGHSLERELGFLFVHGFLHLLGYDHQEPEAEAEMMSKQEKALAQVGLTR; encoded by the coding sequence ATGAGCCTGAGCGTCGTTTGGAACAATGAACAGGATGAACATGAAATTAACGGCGATCTGATTGAGCTGCTGGAGCGGCTTCTTCGGGCGGCGGGGGAAGCAGAAGGGATTGACTCAGGGGAAGTGGATCTGACCTTCGTCAATAACGAACGCATTCACGAGCTGAATCTGGAATATCGCGGTATTGACCGTCCGACAGATGTGCTCTCCTTCGCGATGAATGAGGCCGGAGAAGACGAGCTGGAGATTAAATATGACTTAGCAGAGGAAGACGAAGAGCTGGAAGAAGTGCCGAATGTGCTTGGGGATATTATCATCTCGGTTACCCGGGCGCAGGAGCAGGCTGAGGAATACGGCCATTCGCTGGAGCGGGAGCTGGGCTTCCTGTTCGTCCACGGGTTCCTGCATTTGCTGGGCTATGATCATCAGGAGCCGGAGGCGGAGGCGGAAATGATGTCCAAGCAGGAGAAGGCTCTGGCTCAGGTCGGGTTGACACGCTAA
- the floA gene encoding flotillin-like protein FloA (flotillin-like protein involved in membrane lipid rafts): MLEASMITFLLIAVAVIIVLSVFFSFFPVMLWVSAWASGVKISIITLVAMRLRRVTPSRIVNPLIKATKAGLGLNINQLESHYLAGGNVDRVVNALIAAQRADIPLEFTRAAAIDLAGRDVLLAVQMSVNPRVIETPIVAAVAKNGIEVKVKARVTVRANIDRLVGGAGEETIIARVGEGIVTTVGSSNSHKDVLENPDSISRTVLSKGLDSGTAFEILSIDIADVDVGKNIGAYLQTEQAEADKRIAQAKAEERRAMAVAHEQEMKARVVEMKALVVESESQVPLAMAEALRSGKLGVMDYMNLKNIEADTQMRGSLGKLNDGDDSSRPPHK, translated from the coding sequence ATGTTAGAAGCATCTATGATTACTTTTTTGCTGATCGCGGTAGCCGTGATTATTGTACTAAGCGTCTTCTTCAGCTTCTTCCCGGTAATGCTGTGGGTATCTGCATGGGCCTCCGGGGTCAAAATCAGCATTATCACGCTGGTAGCGATGCGTCTGCGCCGGGTAACACCGAGCCGGATTGTCAATCCGCTGATTAAGGCGACCAAGGCCGGGCTGGGGCTGAATATCAATCAGCTGGAGAGCCATTATCTGGCCGGAGGGAATGTAGACCGGGTAGTGAACGCGCTGATTGCCGCCCAGAGAGCGGATATTCCGCTGGAATTCACACGTGCCGCCGCCATCGATCTGGCCGGACGCGACGTGCTGCTGGCGGTTCAGATGAGCGTTAACCCGCGTGTCATTGAGACGCCGATTGTTGCGGCTGTGGCCAAGAACGGGATTGAAGTTAAGGTCAAAGCACGGGTAACGGTGCGGGCCAATATCGACCGGCTGGTCGGCGGTGCGGGCGAAGAGACGATTATTGCCCGTGTCGGCGAGGGAATTGTAACCACAGTCGGCTCCAGTAACTCGCATAAGGATGTGCTGGAGAATCCGGATTCCATCTCCCGCACTGTATTATCCAAGGGTCTGGACTCAGGGACGGCTTTTGAAATTCTGTCCATTGATATTGCGGATGTGGATGTAGGCAAGAACATTGGTGCGTACCTGCAGACTGAGCAGGCAGAAGCGGATAAGCGCATCGCCCAGGCGAAGGCTGAAGAACGCCGGGCGATGGCGGTTGCCCATGAGCAGGAGATGAAAGCCCGCGTGGTCGAGATGAAGGCGCTGGTCGTTGAATCTGAATCCCAGGTTCCCTTGGCGATGGCCGAAGCCCTGCGCTCCGGCAAGCTTGGCGTGATGGATTATATGAATCTGAAAAATATCGAGGCAGATACGCAGATGCGCGGCTCCCTCGGCAAACTAAACGATGGGGACGACAGCAGCCGTCCGCCCCACAAATAA
- a CDS encoding YqzL family protein, whose protein sequence is MRNFSWKYFAMTGDLDAYLLYREAGDSPEGSGPLPAEEEMAIDEEAQ, encoded by the coding sequence ATGCGGAATTTTTCGTGGAAGTATTTTGCAATGACTGGAGATCTCGATGCGTATTTGCTGTACAGGGAAGCTGGGGATTCGCCCGAGGGCAGCGGACCGCTGCCGGCGGAGGAAGAGATGGCCATCGATGAAGAAGCACAATAA
- the yqfC gene encoding sporulation protein YqfC: protein MTRIGRRLRGWTNGILDLPQDVLQEMPRITLIGNKELYIENHRGVLHFSSEQLRLALTQGVLEISGEGLVIRNILGQELAVIGVIGEIRYKESGENP, encoded by the coding sequence ATGACCCGTATCGGCCGCAGGCTGCGGGGATGGACAAACGGGATATTGGATCTTCCGCAGGATGTGCTGCAGGAGATGCCCCGGATCACCCTGATCGGCAATAAGGAGCTGTATATTGAGAACCACCGCGGCGTGCTGCATTTTTCTTCGGAGCAGCTCAGGCTGGCATTAACCCAAGGAGTGCTGGAGATTTCCGGCGAAGGACTGGTCATCCGCAACATTCTGGGCCAGGAGCTTGCCGTCATTGGAGTAATCGGTGAAATCAGATATAAGGAAAGTGGGGAGAATCCATGA
- a CDS encoding diacylglycerol kinase family protein: MVKNTAVGHKKFWHSFRFAAHGIAATFKSELNMKVHSGLAVLVVIAAAVFRLPLSSWMLLLLAITLVLTAELLNTAIEATIDLVSPEIHPLAKKAKDTAAGAVLLTAVFAVIAGIYVFYHPVMDWITGLMS; the protein is encoded by the coding sequence ATGGTCAAGAATACGGCGGTGGGCCACAAAAAATTCTGGCATTCCTTTCGCTTCGCAGCGCACGGCATTGCAGCAACCTTCAAATCGGAGCTGAACATGAAGGTGCATAGCGGCCTTGCTGTTCTCGTAGTGATTGCCGCCGCTGTGTTCAGGCTTCCTTTGTCAAGCTGGATGCTACTGCTGCTGGCCATTACGCTGGTGCTGACAGCCGAACTGCTGAACACGGCGATTGAAGCAACGATTGATCTGGTTTCGCCTGAGATTCACCCCTTGGCTAAGAAGGCCAAAGATACCGCCGCAGGAGCCGTGCTGCTTACGGCGGTGTTTGCCGTGATTGCCGGAATCTATGTTTTTTATCATCCCGTGATGGACTGGATCACAGGTCTTATGTCATAA
- the era gene encoding GTPase Era has protein sequence MKFKSGFVAIIGRPNVGKSTLMNQVIGQKIAIMSDKPQTTRNKIHGVYTANNSQIVFLDTPGIHKRQSKLGDYMNQTAMSTLHEVEAVLFLVDASEGMGGGDRFIAEQLGSIKTPVILVMNKIDKIEPEALLPMITEYNKLHTFAEIVPISAKMGNNVNTLLEQVQKYLPEGPQYYPDDQITDHPEQFVCAELIREKILHLTREEVPHSIAVAIEDMSVEPNGVVHISAVIFVERDSQKGIIIGKQGALLKEVGRRARTDIENLLGSKIFLELWVKVKKDWRNQDRVLRDLGFHKE, from the coding sequence ATGAAATTCAAATCAGGGTTTGTCGCCATTATCGGCAGACCAAACGTAGGTAAATCAACACTCATGAACCAGGTAATCGGCCAGAAGATTGCCATTATGTCGGACAAGCCGCAGACCACCCGTAACAAGATTCACGGGGTCTATACGGCGAATAACTCACAGATTGTATTCCTGGACACCCCGGGTATCCATAAAAGACAGTCCAAGCTCGGCGATTACATGAATCAGACCGCGATGAGCACGCTGCATGAAGTGGAAGCGGTGTTGTTCCTGGTGGATGCGTCTGAAGGAATGGGCGGCGGGGACCGTTTTATCGCGGAACAGCTTGGCAGCATTAAGACTCCGGTCATTCTGGTCATGAACAAGATTGACAAGATTGAACCGGAAGCGCTGCTGCCGATGATTACGGAGTATAACAAGCTGCACACGTTCGCCGAGATCGTACCGATCTCAGCCAAGATGGGTAATAACGTTAACACACTGCTGGAGCAGGTGCAGAAATATCTGCCGGAAGGCCCGCAGTATTACCCGGACGACCAGATTACCGATCACCCCGAGCAGTTCGTCTGCGCGGAGCTGATCCGCGAGAAGATTCTGCATCTGACCCGTGAAGAAGTACCGCATTCCATCGCAGTGGCGATTGAGGATATGAGTGTGGAGCCAAATGGGGTTGTGCATATTTCTGCAGTTATTTTTGTTGAGCGCGATTCCCAGAAGGGGATTATTATTGGTAAGCAGGGGGCGCTGCTGAAGGAAGTCGGACGCCGTGCGCGGACGGATATTGAGAATCTGCTGGGCTCGAAGATTTTTCTGGAATTATGGGTGAAGGTGAAAAAAGACTGGCGTAACCAGGACCGCGTCCTGCGGGATTTGGGCTTCCATAAAGAATGA
- a CDS encoding cytidine deaminase gives MDSALLLQEAIKARANAYIPYSRFGVGAALLDQDGKVHHGCNIENAAYGPTNCGERTAMFRAIADGHKPGTFKAIAVVADTDGPVSPCGVCRQVMVELCGPDMPVILGNLKGDIVETTVRDLLPGAFGPADLAQGQSAE, from the coding sequence ATGGATTCTGCGTTACTTCTTCAGGAAGCGATCAAGGCAAGAGCCAATGCATATATACCCTATTCCCGCTTCGGGGTTGGGGCAGCGCTGCTGGATCAGGACGGCAAGGTCCACCACGGCTGCAACATCGAGAATGCTGCTTACGGTCCCACCAACTGCGGCGAACGGACGGCCATGTTCCGCGCCATTGCGGACGGTCATAAGCCCGGTACCTTTAAAGCCATCGCAGTGGTAGCGGACACGGATGGCCCCGTATCGCCTTGCGGCGTCTGCCGCCAGGTGATGGTCGAGCTGTGCGGCCCCGATATGCCGGTCATCCTCGGCAACCTGAAGGGTGACATTGTGGAGACTACTGTGCGTGACCTGCTCCCCGGCGCTTTCGGTCCGGCGGATCTGGCGCAGGGGCAGAGTGCGGAGTGA
- the yqfD gene encoding sporulation protein YqfD, whose translation MKEPPLSSLRGFVTLHVSGPQVEKFINAVTGAGIIIWDVRPAGDGAYLNLLLDDFFRLRPLLKKTGCRMRVTARHGLPFRLARLWRRKFFAAGMLIFGVGLLLLSSMIWSVKVEGNTRIPTEDILEAARKEGVYPFQWIWRMQESDELSRELTTLVPGLTWAGFHRTGTSITIQVVEADRPDHKPLLSQRHLISRTDAVVTEIYAEQGRPVVSRNSRVKKGDILISGALGDEENTEFVVAKGMVKGLVWHEYNLEVPLKRTGSAYTGERKDRTYLVLGKWAIQLWGYGDSGFAKSRTLSEPDMLSWRSFQLPLGLMTEKELEIKATAEALTPEAARAEGLTRAKSDIFARYGADSVIKSQKILHEKKENGKVYMKVLFEVEERIAEELPIVNN comes from the coding sequence ATGAAAGAACCGCCTCTGTCATCACTGCGGGGGTTCGTTACACTGCATGTGAGCGGACCGCAGGTGGAGAAGTTCATTAATGCTGTAACCGGAGCGGGCATCATCATCTGGGATGTGAGGCCTGCCGGGGACGGCGCTTATTTGAATCTGCTGCTGGATGACTTTTTCCGGCTCCGCCCGCTCCTCAAAAAGACAGGCTGCCGCATGCGTGTTACAGCCAGGCACGGACTTCCGTTTCGCCTCGCGCGCTTGTGGAGACGGAAGTTTTTTGCCGCAGGGATGCTGATCTTCGGTGTAGGCCTGCTGCTGCTCTCCTCAATGATCTGGAGCGTCAAGGTGGAAGGGAATACCCGCATTCCGACCGAGGACATTCTGGAAGCCGCACGCAAGGAGGGCGTCTATCCGTTTCAGTGGATTTGGCGCATGCAGGAGTCGGACGAGCTGTCACGGGAGCTGACCACCCTGGTTCCGGGCTTGACATGGGCCGGGTTCCACCGGACCGGGACGAGCATTACCATCCAGGTAGTTGAAGCCGACCGCCCGGATCATAAACCGCTGCTCAGCCAGCGCCATCTCATCAGCCGGACCGATGCGGTGGTGACCGAAATCTATGCGGAGCAGGGCAGACCGGTGGTCAGCCGGAATTCGCGGGTCAAAAAAGGGGACATCCTCATCTCCGGAGCGCTGGGTGACGAGGAGAATACTGAGTTTGTAGTCGCCAAAGGCATGGTTAAAGGCCTTGTATGGCATGAATATAATCTGGAGGTACCGCTCAAAAGAACGGGCAGTGCGTATACAGGAGAACGCAAGGACCGCACCTATCTTGTTCTCGGCAAATGGGCGATTCAGCTGTGGGGCTACGGGGACTCCGGGTTTGCAAAGTCCCGTACGCTTTCAGAGCCCGACATGCTGTCGTGGCGCTCTTTTCAGCTGCCGCTGGGCCTGATGACCGAGAAGGAGCTGGAGATCAAAGCTACCGCTGAAGCGCTTACTCCAGAGGCAGCCAGAGCGGAGGGACTAACGCGGGCCAAGAGCGATATTTTCGCGCGTTACGGCGCTGATAGCGTCATCAAAAGTCAAAAAATTTTGCATGAGAAGAAAGAGAATGGTAAAGTTTATATGAAAGTGCTGTTTGAGGTGGAAGAGAGAATCGCGGAAGAACTTCCGATAGTAAACAATTGA
- a CDS encoding HDIG domain-containing metalloprotein: MASKQPSKLSGFVYSSSGWKYSAVTRYTLFLLLAVVFYLSLSSDLLPKRYDIKEGTRSAKEITAPKQILDTNAKLKAQETAAENVTNRYAIIPIRAENLVTLLLDRIGGLNQDDTISQSEKTEIYREEIPRRANDFILNFVAASQKAGTYSEHLLDEMQSVIKDQAYVIPEETYIKIPRLTQQDIIEMKPVARDIVTKLMNDQITDAQSARAKVAEQVSVSSLGQRTAREVVQELVRLVITANKFYDEDATKEAKVQARQNTPDVFIEQGDVLVAKNQEITPELYKLLDENGLLSKEINYWPQLGLLLLSALLSFGLMTFIRYNGGASGFKYNNSQLLMLVLVFIITIVMMKLTAFLQTDVRTYIGYLAPVALGAMLISMLLDMTLAYFCSILFSILASILLNVQQNTIFDFTFGFFALIVSYVAIFSTHRAGQRSTLLKGGIMVSLLGCLTVAILTMLSGGVWNETNTLYALGFSFAGGLLTAVLVIGLMPFFEVTFGILSALKLVELSNPNHPLLRKLLTETPGTYHHSVMVGNLSEAAAEAIGADGLLCRVGSYYHDIGKTKRPFYFIENQNNMENPHDSIEPKLSKSIIVAHARDGVEMQKEYKLPKPIRDIAEQHHGTTFLHYFYHKALKLAEDKGVEPDFTEEDFRYPGPKAQSKESAVVGIADSVEAAVRSLRKPTVVQVETMIEKIIKSRLDDHQFDECDLTLKELDIISRTLKETVMGIFHSRIEYPEDVRKPKKEEGAIKNEPERRLEQ; this comes from the coding sequence ATGGCCTCAAAGCAACCATCGAAATTAAGCGGATTTGTATATAGCAGCAGCGGATGGAAGTATAGCGCGGTGACGCGCTATACTCTTTTCCTGTTACTGGCCGTTGTTTTCTACCTCAGCCTGTCCTCTGATCTGCTGCCCAAAAGGTATGATATCAAAGAGGGAACCCGCAGTGCCAAGGAGATTACAGCTCCCAAGCAAATCCTGGACACCAACGCCAAGCTCAAGGCCCAGGAGACTGCTGCAGAGAATGTGACCAACCGTTATGCCATTATTCCTATCCGGGCGGAGAATCTAGTAACTCTGCTGCTGGACCGGATCGGCGGGTTGAATCAGGATGATACGATTTCACAGAGTGAGAAGACAGAGATTTACCGGGAAGAGATTCCGCGGCGGGCGAATGATTTTATTCTTAATTTTGTGGCGGCCAGCCAGAAGGCCGGGACTTACTCCGAGCATCTGCTGGATGAAATGCAGTCCGTCATCAAGGATCAGGCCTACGTCATTCCGGAAGAGACCTATATCAAGATCCCGCGCCTGACTCAGCAGGATATCATCGAAATGAAGCCGGTGGCCCGTGATATTGTCACCAAGCTGATGAATGACCAGATTACCGACGCCCAGAGCGCGCGCGCCAAGGTGGCCGAGCAGGTCAGCGTCAGTTCGCTGGGGCAGCGGACCGCCCGCGAGGTGGTGCAGGAGCTGGTGCGGCTGGTGATCACCGCCAACAAATTCTATGACGAGGATGCGACCAAGGAAGCGAAGGTGCAGGCCCGTCAGAATACGCCGGATGTGTTCATCGAGCAAGGGGATGTGCTGGTCGCCAAGAATCAGGAGATTACCCCTGAGCTGTACAAGCTGCTGGATGAGAACGGGCTGCTCAGCAAAGAGATTAATTACTGGCCGCAGCTCGGCCTGCTGCTGCTCTCTGCACTGTTGTCCTTTGGCCTGATGACCTTCATCCGCTACAATGGCGGAGCCTCAGGCTTCAAATACAATAACTCCCAGCTGCTTATGCTGGTACTGGTCTTTATCATTACGATTGTTATGATGAAGCTGACGGCCTTCCTGCAGACCGATGTGCGGACATATATCGGCTATCTGGCACCTGTGGCTCTTGGCGCGATGCTGATTTCCATGCTGCTGGACATGACTTTAGCTTATTTCTGTTCCATTCTGTTCAGCATTCTGGCCAGTATCCTGCTGAATGTTCAGCAGAATACGATATTTGATTTCACCTTCGGCTTCTTTGCCCTAATCGTAAGTTATGTTGCCATCTTCTCGACCCACCGTGCCGGACAGCGCTCAACGCTGCTGAAGGGCGGTATTATGGTGTCTCTGCTCGGCTGCTTGACCGTAGCCATACTGACTATGCTAAGCGGAGGCGTATGGAATGAGACGAATACGTTATACGCTCTGGGCTTTTCCTTTGCCGGGGGTCTGCTTACCGCAGTGCTGGTCATTGGCCTGATGCCGTTCTTCGAGGTAACGTTCGGTATTCTGTCGGCACTGAAGCTCGTTGAACTGTCTAACCCGAACCATCCGCTGCTGCGCAAGCTGCTTACTGAGACGCCGGGGACTTATCACCACAGCGTAATGGTAGGCAATCTGTCCGAGGCTGCGGCCGAAGCGATTGGTGCGGACGGCTTGCTGTGCCGGGTAGGCTCGTATTATCATGACATCGGCAAGACGAAGCGCCCGTTCTATTTCATAGAGAACCAGAACAATATGGAGAATCCGCATGACTCGATTGAGCCGAAGCTGAGCAAGTCGATCATTGTGGCCCACGCCCGGGACGGGGTGGAGATGCAGAAGGAATACAAGCTGCCGAAGCCGATCCGCGATATAGCGGAGCAGCATCACGGCACGACGTTCCTGCATTATTTTTATCATAAGGCATTGAAGCTTGCAGAGGATAAGGGTGTAGAGCCGGACTTCACGGAGGAGGATTTCCGTTATCCCGGCCCGAAGGCGCAGTCGAAGGAATCCGCAGTCGTCGGGATCGCCGACAGTGTGGAGGCCGCCGTCCGTTCGCTCCGCAAGCCAACCGTGGTGCAGGTGGAGACCATGATTGAGAAAATTATCAAAAGCCGGCTGGATGACCATCAGTTCGATGAATGCGATCTGACGCTCAAGGAGCTGGATATTATTTCGCGGACACTGAAAGAGACAGTAATGGGTATTTTCCATTCCCGGATTGAATACCCCGAGGATGTGCGCAAGCCCAAAAAAGAGGAAGGGGCCATCAAAAATGAGCCTGAGCGTCGTTTGGAACAATGA
- a CDS encoding NfeD family protein, whose protein sequence is MKKLRTIIFSCIAALMVLLFLPVAGTVQADNEAVRAPGAASGTVVSGPVFIIPVDQEIQRGLQSFLERGFQEAANYGAVLIVLEIDTPGGRVDSAERIGTLVRDSKIPVVAYIKGNAASAGSYIALNADAIIMKPGSMIGAASLVDMNGKSVEDAKMISYWKSKMIGAASLNGRDPEVAAGMMDVHLVVNRPELGVNKQAGEIIALSSNEALQAGYADRIAGTEQEAITWLGYSTDDIFRIEHTGAEKMSQFLTHPVVMTILLFVGIAGVFIELLVPGFGVPGIVGTLAFALYFFGNYVAGFAGAETLLLFILGLVMLILELFVPSFGILGILGSISLVAGVVRAAYSFTHALFSLGIAFSAAAVVIVFVAVVFKERGIWNRFILQDSLTRDKGFVPVPEKLRLIGASGMSVTPLRPAGTATFDGERIDVVTEGGFIEAQTAVSVVKVEGGRVVVKEAAK, encoded by the coding sequence TTGAAGAAGTTACGCACCATCATATTTTCCTGTATCGCGGCCTTAATGGTTCTTCTGTTCCTGCCGGTGGCGGGGACCGTTCAGGCGGATAATGAAGCGGTTCGCGCACCGGGAGCGGCTTCGGGTACAGTGGTCAGCGGACCCGTGTTCATTATTCCGGTGGACCAGGAGATTCAGCGGGGTCTGCAGAGCTTTTTGGAACGGGGCTTTCAGGAAGCGGCGAATTACGGCGCAGTTCTGATTGTTCTGGAGATCGATACGCCCGGAGGACGGGTGGATTCCGCCGAACGAATCGGCACCCTGGTCAGAGACAGCAAGATCCCGGTAGTGGCCTATATCAAAGGCAACGCCGCATCGGCAGGCAGCTATATCGCGCTGAACGCGGACGCCATTATCATGAAGCCGGGCAGCATGATCGGGGCTGCTTCGCTGGTGGACATGAATGGGAAGAGCGTGGAAGACGCCAAGATGATTTCGTACTGGAAATCCAAAATGATCGGAGCTGCCTCGCTGAACGGGCGTGATCCTGAAGTGGCTGCCGGCATGATGGATGTTCATCTGGTAGTTAACCGCCCGGAGCTGGGTGTGAACAAGCAGGCGGGCGAGATTATCGCTCTGAGCAGCAATGAGGCGCTTCAGGCCGGTTACGCCGACCGGATTGCAGGAACGGAGCAGGAGGCGATTACCTGGCTGGGCTACTCAACAGACGACATTTTTCGCATTGAGCATACCGGTGCTGAGAAAATGTCGCAATTTCTGACCCATCCGGTGGTCATGACAATCCTGCTCTTCGTGGGTATCGCCGGTGTGTTCATCGAGCTGCTGGTGCCCGGCTTTGGGGTGCCCGGAATTGTCGGTACGCTGGCGTTTGCCCTTTACTTCTTCGGTAACTATGTGGCCGGATTCGCTGGAGCGGAGACGCTGCTCCTGTTCATTCTGGGACTGGTGATGCTGATTCTGGAGCTGTTTGTGCCGAGCTTCGGTATTCTGGGAATACTCGGGTCCATCAGTCTGGTGGCGGGTGTTGTGAGGGCTGCTTACAGCTTTACGCATGCGTTGTTCAGTCTGGGCATTGCTTTTTCGGCGGCGGCTGTGGTCATTGTGTTTGTAGCCGTGGTCTTCAAGGAGCGGGGAATCTGGAACCGGTTCATCCTTCAGGATAGCCTTACCAGAGACAAAGGGTTTGTTCCTGTCCCGGAGAAGCTGCGTCTGATCGGAGCCTCCGGCATGAGCGTAACCCCGCTGCGTCCGGCTGGAACCGCCACCTTTGACGGTGAGCGGATAGATGTGGTCACAGAAGGCGGGTTCATCGAGGCGCAGACGGCTGTATCCGTGGTGAAGGTTGAGGGCGGCCGCGTGGTCGTGAAGGAAGCTGCGAAATAA